From the genome of Methylomonas sp. UP202, one region includes:
- the dapA gene encoding 4-hydroxy-tetrahydrodipicolinate synthase: MIQGSIVALVTPMTDDGAVDFAALKRLVEFHIEQGTDALVAVGTTGESATLDEDEHCRVIQASVEYVAGRIPVIAGTGANCTREAIALTRRAKAAGADACLLVTPYYNKPTQQGLYLHYKAVAEAVDIPQILYNVPGRTGCDLLPETVGRLAQVENIVGVKEATGKLERVRQIRDLTGAEFAIYTGDDATSLEFCLLGGNGSITVTGNVAPRLVHDMLTAAMRGDRAAAEAIDAKLQGLHAKLFIQSNPIPVKWAVAEMGLIGTGIRLPLTWLTEDCYDPVRAAMRQAGAL; the protein is encoded by the coding sequence ATGATTCAAGGTAGTATCGTTGCTCTGGTAACCCCGATGACGGATGACGGCGCAGTGGATTTCGCCGCTCTGAAGCGCTTGGTGGAGTTTCATATCGAGCAAGGTACCGACGCTTTGGTCGCGGTCGGCACGACCGGCGAATCGGCGACGCTGGACGAAGACGAGCATTGCCGAGTCATCCAGGCAAGCGTCGAATATGTCGCCGGCCGGATACCGGTGATCGCCGGCACCGGCGCCAATTGCACCCGCGAAGCGATCGCGCTGACTCGGCGGGCCAAGGCGGCCGGAGCGGATGCCTGTTTGCTGGTGACGCCTTATTACAATAAACCGACTCAACAAGGCTTGTATCTGCATTACAAAGCCGTCGCGGAAGCTGTCGACATCCCGCAGATCCTTTACAACGTCCCAGGCCGTACCGGTTGCGATTTGTTGCCGGAAACCGTCGGCCGTTTGGCGCAAGTCGAAAACATTGTCGGCGTTAAAGAGGCGACCGGCAAATTGGAAAGAGTCCGGCAAATCCGGGATCTCACCGGTGCCGAGTTTGCGATTTACACCGGCGACGACGCCACCAGTCTGGAATTCTGTCTATTGGGCGGCAACGGCAGCATCACCGTGACCGGCAACGTCGCGCCACGCCTGGTTCACGACATGTTGACGGCCGCGATGCGCGGCGACCGGGCGGCGGCCGAAGCGATAGACGCCAAATTGCAAGGATTGCATGCCAAGCTGTTCATTCAGTCCAATCCGATTCCGGTGAAATGGGCCGTCGCCGAAATGGGCCTGATCGGTACCGGTATTCGTTTGCCGTTGACTTGGCTGACCGAGGATTGTTACGACCCGGTAAGAGCCGCGATGCGGCAGGCGGGTGCGCTTTAA
- a CDS encoding phosphatase PAP2 family protein — protein sequence MPHRKLARARLELAIWFLLATTTTLVFWLTDLDLTIAGWFYRPDDPEQAWPYRHWWLVKPLYDYAFPFTVWSGVAALAVYISSHFHHFTRRFRRRALYILLVIAVGPGVVVNLIVKDHWGRPRPVHVTEFGGEHRYIPPGKIGGTPDKSFVCGHCSVGYSFFVLYFLSQNHKLVYLLLTLALGWTLGFTRMTAGGHFLSDILWSGYLVFLVAFALYYGWFLEIKWFRRRDG from the coding sequence ATGCCTCACCGTAAACTCGCCCGCGCCCGATTGGAATTGGCCATTTGGTTTCTGCTCGCGACCACGACGACCTTGGTTTTCTGGTTGACCGATCTGGATTTGACGATCGCCGGTTGGTTTTATCGGCCCGACGACCCGGAACAAGCTTGGCCGTATCGGCATTGGTGGTTGGTTAAGCCGCTCTACGACTACGCGTTTCCGTTTACAGTATGGTCGGGTGTCGCGGCGCTGGCGGTATATATCTCCAGCCATTTTCACCACTTCACTCGCCGCTTCCGGCGGCGGGCGCTTTACATTCTGTTGGTGATCGCGGTAGGACCGGGCGTGGTCGTCAATTTGATCGTCAAGGATCATTGGGGGCGGCCGCGGCCGGTGCACGTAACCGAGTTCGGCGGCGAGCATCGCTATATTCCGCCCGGCAAGATCGGCGGAACGCCGGACAAGTCTTTCGTCTGCGGTCATTGTTCGGTCGGCTACAGTTTTTTCGTGCTGTATTTTCTGTCGCAAAACCACAAGCTGGTCTATTTGTTGTTGACCTTGGCGTTGGGTTGGACCTTGGGGTTCACCCGGATGACCGCGGGCGGCCATTTTTTATCGGACATTCTTTGGTCCGGGTATCTGGTGTTTTTGGTGGCGTTCGCGCTGTATTACGGCTGGTTTCTCGAGATTAAATGGTTTCGCCGCCGCGACGGTTAA
- a CDS encoding glycosyltransferase family 39 protein, with product MSSAGFEHWLDSVHRWRWPLLLAILALRIGFLAFNGLDLIGDESYYWDWSRRPDWCYYSKPPMVAWLIGASTWSFGDTAWAVRLPAVLLGTGFLYYLHATARAFYGTRAAALTLLLVLATPNNVLANFLMTIDPPLYCFWIAAVYYLRRAVFDGHQRAWLWAGCATALALLSKQAALLQPLALAVFLSASAARRRHFRGDFWRYLAPVVLAAVPILVWNDQHDWVMFGHSKSHFGNEGEFDAWRRLRDVRDFWFYQLLLLNPLMFVLTLATALRGLSGFRQWDDERRFLWLMGPAWLLLILALSFGQKVQGNWPMPFYFTGLILVAGAAPAPGRWLKAGLAVGLAMVLLTYALPAVLQALNLQNSKLDPTKRFKQWRVLAERIDTYRTESGSDRPVLVTVGHRFLASQLAFYLPDHPRVYRYEASGGVTSQYEVWPGPTAHLGRPAFLVADIQAARFDKRWSDSLEGLTLLGEVADPAKPSTKYYVYRAEKLKAWPAPLTLHQEGHASP from the coding sequence ATGAGCTCGGCCGGTTTCGAGCACTGGTTGGACAGCGTACACCGATGGCGCTGGCCGTTGCTGCTGGCGATTCTCGCGCTACGGATCGGCTTCTTGGCGTTCAACGGCCTGGATCTGATCGGCGACGAGAGTTATTACTGGGACTGGTCGCGGCGACCGGACTGGTGCTATTACAGCAAACCGCCGATGGTAGCCTGGCTGATAGGCGCTTCCACCTGGTCGTTCGGCGATACCGCTTGGGCGGTAAGGCTGCCGGCGGTGTTGCTCGGCACCGGTTTTCTTTACTATCTGCACGCCACGGCCAGGGCGTTTTACGGCACGCGGGCGGCGGCGCTGACGCTGTTGCTGGTATTGGCGACGCCGAACAATGTGCTGGCCAATTTTCTGATGACCATCGATCCGCCGTTATATTGTTTTTGGATCGCCGCGGTTTATTATCTGCGCCGCGCCGTGTTCGACGGTCACCAGCGGGCTTGGCTGTGGGCGGGATGCGCGACCGCCTTGGCCTTGCTGAGCAAGCAGGCCGCATTGTTGCAGCCGTTGGCGTTGGCGGTGTTTCTGAGTGCGAGCGCGGCGCGCCGCCGCCATTTTCGCGGTGACTTTTGGCGCTATCTGGCGCCGGTCGTTTTGGCCGCGGTGCCTATTCTGGTCTGGAACGACCAGCATGATTGGGTCATGTTCGGTCATAGCAAGAGTCATTTCGGCAACGAGGGTGAATTCGATGCTTGGCGACGCCTGCGCGATGTTCGTGATTTCTGGTTTTACCAACTGTTGCTGTTGAATCCGCTGATGTTTGTTTTGACGCTGGCGACCGCGCTACGCGGGTTGTCCGGATTTCGGCAATGGGATGACGAGCGGCGCTTTCTATGGCTGATGGGGCCGGCCTGGTTGCTGTTGATCTTGGCGCTGAGTTTCGGCCAAAAAGTCCAGGGCAACTGGCCGATGCCGTTTTATTTCACTGGCTTGATTCTAGTGGCCGGCGCCGCGCCGGCTCCCGGCCGCTGGTTGAAAGCCGGCTTGGCGGTCGGCTTGGCGATGGTCTTGCTGACCTATGCGTTACCGGCGGTTTTACAAGCCTTGAATTTGCAAAACTCCAAACTCGATCCGACGAAACGTTTCAAGCAATGGCGGGTGTTGGCGGAGCGTATCGACACCTATCGGACCGAATCCGGCTCGGACCGGCCGGTCCTCGTCACGGTCGGACACCGCTTTTTGGCCAGTCAGCTGGCGTTTTATTTGCCGGACCATCCTCGCGTCTACCGCTACGAAGCCAGCGGCGGCGTGACCTCGCAGTACGAGGTCTGGCCCGGTCCGACTGCACACTTGGGCCGTCCGGCGTTTCTGGTCGCCGACATTCAAGCCGCGCGCTTCGACAAGCGCTGGTCGGACAGCCTGGAAGGCCTGACTTTGCTGGGTGAAGTCGCCGATCCGGCCAAGCCGTCGACAAAATACTATGTTTATCGGGCCGAGAAATTGAAGGCTTGGCCAGCGCCGCTAACACTGCATCAGGAAGGTCATGCCTCACCGTAA
- the recJ gene encoding single-stranded-DNA-specific exonuclease RecJ: protein MYLQGSKKAIVPRPVLVKHGHFDGMDPVLQRVFASRGVQGSDELDRGLARLPSPWLLSGIKSMVEHLVNAVEQRLAITIVADFDADGATSCALAIKGLALMGARGVDFVVPNRFEFGYGLTPEIVELVKRRKPDLIVTVDNGISSIAGVAAAKAAGIKVLVTDHHLPGQELPDADAIVNPNLPDDKFPSRHIAGVGVMFYVLMALRIRLRERHWFEKNGIAEPNLAQLLDYVALGTVADVVALDQVNRILVHQGLLRIRSGQCQPGIKALAEVAGKTLAGIHAADLGFALAPRLNAAGRMDDMSLGIQCLLTEDAGLARDIAEQLHALNQDRRDVEGQMKSEAMALLAEMKALDEKHVPAGVCLYDANWHQGVVGILASRIKDRLHRPVIAFAPADHGDIKGSARSIPGVHIRDVLADVAAAHPQVLEKFGGHAMAAGLTIKLHDYPHFALAFAGAVEARLDAVDLEQKVYSDGELDEAHMTLAFAETLQQAAVWGQAFPEPVFNGVFDVIQCRIVGQQHLKLVLKLPFGGQLFDAIAFFADRPENWLGCRKVNAAFKLDINEFRGQRSLQLLVHYLEKWE, encoded by the coding sequence ATGTACTTACAGGGCAGCAAGAAAGCGATCGTGCCGCGGCCGGTGCTAGTCAAGCACGGCCATTTCGACGGGATGGACCCGGTGTTGCAGCGCGTCTTCGCCAGTCGCGGCGTGCAGGGTAGCGACGAACTGGATCGCGGTTTGGCGCGTTTGCCGTCGCCGTGGTTGTTGTCCGGTATCAAGTCGATGGTCGAGCACTTGGTGAACGCCGTCGAGCAGCGCTTGGCGATTACGATCGTCGCGGATTTCGATGCCGACGGCGCAACCAGTTGCGCATTGGCGATCAAGGGTTTGGCGTTGATGGGCGCTCGCGGGGTGGATTTCGTCGTGCCCAACCGTTTCGAATTCGGTTACGGCTTGACGCCGGAAATCGTCGAACTGGTCAAACGCCGGAAGCCAGATTTGATCGTCACCGTCGATAACGGCATTTCCAGCATTGCCGGGGTGGCGGCGGCAAAGGCGGCCGGCATTAAAGTGTTGGTGACCGATCATCATTTGCCCGGCCAAGAATTACCGGACGCCGACGCCATCGTTAATCCCAATCTGCCCGACGACAAGTTTCCCAGTCGCCACATCGCCGGGGTCGGTGTGATGTTCTATGTGCTAATGGCCTTGCGGATTCGGCTGCGCGAGCGGCATTGGTTCGAGAAAAACGGCATCGCCGAACCGAATCTGGCGCAGTTGCTGGATTATGTCGCGCTCGGCACGGTCGCCGACGTTGTCGCGCTGGATCAGGTCAATCGGATACTGGTGCACCAGGGTCTGCTGCGGATACGCTCGGGACAATGTCAGCCGGGCATCAAGGCGCTCGCGGAAGTGGCCGGCAAAACGCTGGCCGGCATCCACGCCGCCGATCTTGGCTTTGCGTTGGCGCCGCGCCTGAACGCGGCTGGCCGGATGGACGATATGAGTTTGGGCATTCAATGCCTGTTAACGGAAGACGCCGGTCTGGCCCGCGACATCGCCGAGCAGCTGCACGCCCTGAATCAGGATCGCCGCGACGTCGAAGGCCAGATGAAATCCGAAGCGATGGCCTTGCTGGCCGAGATGAAGGCGCTGGACGAAAAGCACGTCCCGGCCGGGGTTTGCTTGTACGACGCCAATTGGCATCAAGGCGTGGTCGGCATTCTGGCTTCGCGGATCAAGGACAGATTGCACCGGCCGGTGATCGCATTCGCGCCGGCCGACCACGGCGACATCAAGGGTTCGGCCCGGTCTATACCCGGCGTGCATATCCGCGACGTGTTGGCCGATGTCGCGGCCGCTCATCCGCAGGTGTTGGAAAAATTCGGCGGTCACGCGATGGCGGCCGGATTGACGATCAAATTGCACGATTACCCGCACTTTGCGTTGGCGTTTGCCGGCGCGGTCGAAGCGCGTCTGGATGCGGTGGATCTCGAACAAAAAGTCTATAGCGACGGCGAACTGGATGAGGCGCATATGACGCTGGCCTTTGCCGAAACTTTGCAACAAGCCGCCGTTTGGGGGCAGGCTTTTCCGGAGCCGGTGTTTAACGGCGTGTTCGACGTCATCCAATGTCGCATTGTCGGGCAGCAACACCTGAAGCTGGTGCTCAAATTACCGTTCGGCGGCCAATTGTTCGACGCCATCGCGTTTTTTGCCGATAGGCCGGAAAATTGGCTGGGTTGCCGCAAGGTGAATGCGGCTTTTAAACTGGATATCAACGAATTTCGCGGACAACGCAGTCTGCAATTGCTGGTGCATTATTTGGAGAAATGGGAATGA